One segment of Arvicanthis niloticus isolate mArvNil1 chromosome 5, mArvNil1.pat.X, whole genome shotgun sequence DNA contains the following:
- the Prxl2b gene encoding prostamide/prostaglandin F synthase, protein MNAVDLGRVGACVLKHAVTGEAVELRSLWQEKACVVAGLRRFGCMVCRWIAQDLSNLRSILDQHDVRLVGVGPEALGLQEFLDGGYFSGELYLDESKQIYKELGFKRYNSLSILPAALGKPVRDVASKAKAAGIQGNLSGDLLQSGGLLVVSKGGDKVLLHFIQKSPGDYVPQENILQALGISAEVCSSKPPQCDEEVCGR, encoded by the exons ATGAATGCGGTGGACCTTGGTCGCGTAGGAGCGTGTGTCTTGAAGCATGCAGTGACTGGTGAG GCCGTGGAGCTGCGGAGCCTATGGCAGGAGAAAGCTTGTGTGGTGGCCGGTCTGCGACGCTTCGGCTGCATGGTGTGCCGCTGGATCGCCCAGGACCTCAGCAACCTCCGGAGCATCCTGGACCAACACGATGTGCGCCTAGTGGGCGTGGGGCCTGAGGCTCTGGGCCTGCAGGAGTTTCTGGATGGTGGTTACTTCTCAGGAG aaCTCTACCTTGATGAGAGCAAGCAAATCTATAAGGAGCTGGGCTTCAAGAG GTACAACAGTTTAAGCATCCTGCCAGCCGCCCTGGGAAAACCTGTTCGTGATGTAGCCTCCAAG gCTAAGGCTGCTGGCATCCAGGGGAACCTGTCAGGTGACCTGCTGCAAAGTGGAGGGCTGTTGGTGGTCAGCAAGG GTGGTGACAAGGTACTGCTGCACTTCATCCAGAAGTCCCCAGGTGACTATGTTCCCCAGGAGAACATCCTGCAGGCCTTGGGTATCTCTGCAGAGGTTTGTTCCAGCAAGCCACCCCAG TGTGATGAAGAGGTGTGTGGGAGGTGA